AGGTTGGGCAACTACTTCAACCAGGAGCTCTACGGCGGTCGGACAGACCTGCCCTGGGGGCTGGAGATCTACCAGCGCGAACCGGACCCGGTTACCGGTGTGGCCGTCAGTGACGTGCCCGTCGAGGTCGTGCACCCCACGTTCCTCTACGAGCTGCTGTGGAACCTGCTCGTGGCGCTGCTGATCGTCTGGGCCGACCGCAAGTTCCGAATGGGGCACGGCAGGGTGTTCGCGCTGTACGTGGCCGGCTACACGGCGGGGCGCTTCTGGATCGAGATGATGCGTACGGATCCCGCCTCCACCCCGTTCGATCTCGGGATCAGGGTCAACGTCTACGTCTCGGCGCTGGTCTTCCTGCTCGCCGTGGTCTACCTGCTGCTCTCCCGACGCGGCAGGGAGGAGCCACACCTCCTGCTCGGCAAACCGATGCCGGGCGATCCCGATTACGGGACGGGGAACCCCGTGCCGCAGGAGAACGGGGAGTCGGGGCAGCAGAGCGGGCGAGGTTCCGTCACGGAGGAGACGTTCGAGAGCGAGCGCGCTGGTGAGGACGACCCCCCGGACTCCTCCTCGGAGCACGGAGCCACGGGGCGGCCGAACCGCACCGAGTGACCGGGTCCCCGGACGATCCGCGGTCCGCTCCCGGGGGCCGCCGGATTTCCGCGGAGCCACCCGGTCCGGATCAAGGGGCCGACCGGGACGTCGCGGCACGCACGGGTGCGACGATCGGGGAACCGTCCGGAGCGCGCAGCACGGAGATCCGCGCGCTGTAGTGCTTTTCCAGCGTGGCGGCCGTGAGCACCTCATCGGGAGTGCCTTCCGCCGTGACCACGCCCTGATCCAGCAGCAACAGACGCTCGGCGTACTGGCCCGCCATCGTGAGGTCGTGCAGGGTGGTCACGACCGTGGTCCCCTGTTCGTGCCGTAGCCGATCGACCAGGTCCAGCAGTTCCTGGGCGTGCCCCACGTCCAGCCCCGTGGTCGGTTCGTCGAGCAGCAGCACGCCGGTGCGCTGGGCCAGTGCGCGAGCCAGCACGGCGCGTTGCCGCTCACCCCCTGAAAGAGTGGGGAGCTTGCGGTCGGCCATCCGGGTGAGGTCCAGGCGGTGCAGCACCTCGGCCACCACGTCGAGGTCCGCCCCGGTCTCCCTGCCCAGCAGACCCGTGTGCGGAGTACGCCCGAGCAGCACGTAGTCGGTCACGGTCAGTCCGACGGGCAGTTGCGGAAGCTGGGGTGCGTACCCGAGCGATCTGGCCCGGCCCCGGTGGCGGAGCCCGGTTACGGCGCGTCCGTCCACGAGCACCCGCCCGGTGTGCTCGACGAGACCGAGCACGGCCTTGAGCAGAGTGGACTTGCCCGAACCGTTCGGACCGATGACCCCGAGCCAGCCCCCGGACTCGATCCCGGCGGAGACATCGGTGACCACCGTACGATCCCGGTATCCCGCCGAGAGCCCGTTGATTTCCACGGCGCTCATACGATCGCCTCTCCGTTCGCGGTCTCGGTCCCCACTGGACGCCTCTTTCCGTTCCTTCACCGCGCTCGGTTCGTGCGCAGCAGCAGGGCGAAGAACGGAGCCCCGGTGAAAGCGGTGACGACGCCGATCGGGAGCTCGGCCGGAGCCATGACGGTCCGAGCCAGCATGTCGCCCCCCACAAGGAAGGAACCACCGAACAACAGCGAGAGCGGAACTATCACCCGGTAACTGCCCCCCGCGGTCAGCCGTACCAGATGAGGGACGACCAGCCCGACGAACCCGATCAAGCCGGCCACTGAAACGGCCGATGCCGTGGCCAGCGACGCGGCCACCAGCACCAGAGCTCGTACCCGGCCGGGCCGAACCCCCAGAGCGCTCGCCTCCTCGTCCCCGGTCCCGAGCAGATCCAGCAGTCGGGAGCACGCGCACAGCACCACTGCGGCCAGTGCCGAGGTCGGCAACACCACGAGCACCTCGTCCCAGCCCGAGGTGCTCAGGTTGCCGAGAATCCACATGTACACGCGTTGCAGGGACTCGACGCGGAGTTGCTGGACGAACGTCTGGGCCGCCGTGAGAAAGGCCCCCACGGCCACCCCGGCCAGCACCAGGGTGGCGGTGTCGGAGCCGGCGGAACGGCCGATCAGCCAGGTAAGCCCGACCCCGCCCAGCGCACCGCCGAAAGCGGCCACCTGGGCGAGACCGGTGCTGCCGAGATCGACCTGCGGCATCGTGGTGACCACGACGGTCACGCCCAGCCCGGCCCCGGCCGCCGCGCCGAGCAGGTAGGGATCGGCCAGCGGGTTGCGGAAGACACCCTGGAAAGCGGCTCCGGAGACCGCCAGCGCGGCTCCGACCAGTGCCGCGAGCACCACACGGGGGACGCGCAACTGCCAGAGGATCGCGGCTTCACGCTCGGAGAGCGGGGAGCGCCCTCCCGTCAGTTGCGCGCCGATCTCGGCGAGCACGCGTTGCCAGCCCAGATCGGCCGCCCCGATCAGCACGGACAGCAGCGTCAGCGCGACGAGCACCGCGAGCCCGCACAGCACGTGGACCGGCCGCAGGGTATTGCGCCGCGGACGTGCTCCGCGCTCGGGTGCTCCGGAGGAGCCGTCCGTGACGGCGGGCCCGGCCCGTAACTCGCCCATCCGGAACGATCAGCTCTGCTGCGCGGCGTCGACGGCCTCGCTGACCGCGCGGGCCAGTTCGACCACGCGCGGTCCCCAGCGGCTGGCGATGTCCTCGTCGAGTTCGTGGATCCGCCCTTCGCGCACCGCCGTCAGGCTGTTCCAACCGGCCCGCTGGGAGACCTTCTCCTTCGTGACGCCCGCGGATCCGGTGTCGGCGAGGAAGATCACGTCCGGATTCGCCCGCAGGATCTTCTCCGCGGATAGCTGGGGAAACTTGCCCTCGCCTGCGGAGTCCGCGATGTTGGTCAGTCCGAACTTCCGGTAGACACTGCCCACGAAGCTCTCGGACGTGGCGGTGAAGTGGTCCGGGCTGATCTCGTGGTAATAGGTCAGTTCCCCTCGCGGTTCGGGCGTCCTCTCGACCACCTCGTCCAGCTGGGAGCGCATCCGGTTCACGGTCTCGGTGGCGCGTTCGCCGTGCCCCGTGGCCCGTCCCACCGCCTTGATCTGGTCGTAGGAGTCCTGAAGGTTTTCGGCCGAGGGGGTGAGCAGCACCGGTACGTCGATCTCACGGAGGCCCTCGGCCAGCGAGTCCGCGCTGCCTGCCTGGGCGATCACGAGGTCGGGACGGTACTCGGAAACGGCGCTCGCGCTGGTGTCCAGGGCGGAGAACTCCTTGCGCGGAGCCCTTTCGGGATGGTCGGAGTTCTTGTCGACCGCGACGACCTGCTCACCCGCGCCGATCTCGTAGAGAACCTCGGTGGCCGTCGGGCTCAACGAGACGATGCGCTTCGGCTGCTCCGTCAGGGTGACCGACTGCCTGCCGGACAGCTCGACCTTGACCGGAAAGGCGGAAGCGGAGTCGTTCCCGCTGTTCGACTGCTCGTTGGAACTGGGCCTGCTCGCGCACGACGTGATTGGAACGAGCAGCGCGAACACGGTCAACAGCAGGGCCGCGTTGCGGCGAAGTCCGATCGTCCGGCTCATGACTGTCCTCGGTCTCGGCCGGTGCACGCGGAGTCCGCCACAGAACCGGCCGACACCGCGTTCCTGCACCGGGAACGGCGGTCTCGAGTGACGTACGAGGCGGCCTGGCTCGGCCGGATCGCTCCGCTGCGACGGAACGGGGCCTCACAGTTGCGGGACAGCACCGGAGTTACACCGGGTTTCGCTCGTACGGCACCACGCGGGCTGCTCCGCGGGGAGCAGTCAACGTTCTGATCAGCAAAGATATCAGCTCGTCCGGCCGTGTGAGTGGACAGCCCCGCCAGTGCGCGGCAGTGCTGCCCGTTTCGTTTCCCGAAATGTGGAAACTCCGGAAGAGGGGGCACGGTTCAGCCCCTCGAACCGGCGCGGCGGGACTCCCGGCGGACGGACGTGTCACGTCGAGCCGCCCGCCGGTGCCGCCCTCGCTCATTCCGCGAGCTCGAGGCCCCGCAGCTCCGCGGGGAGACCACCGGTGTGCACGACAGCCAGCCTGGTGGTGCTCCTGGTGAGCGCCACGTACACGTCGTTGATCCCCCGGGCGGACTCGGAAAGCAGGACCTGCGGCTCGACCACGATCACACTGTCGAACTCGAGTCCCTTGGCCTGGTCCACCGTCAGCACCATCACCGGCGCTTCCAGTCCTTCCGGCCGGGGGCCGAAGGCGGCCTCCGGTATCCGCTCGACGATCGAGGATCCGATCTCGGAGAACCCACGCGCCGGGAGCAGCACCGCGACGTGTCCACCGTCGACGGCCTCCATCTCCTTCGCGGTCACCTCCGCTACCCGGGTGGGCAGCTCCTCCTCCGGCACGCGGAGGCGGTAGGGCTGTACTCCGGTGCTGCGCACCGAGGTGGGCACGGAGAGGTCCACATCCATCGCGGACAGCAGCGATTCCGCACGGGACATGATCTCGGAAGGCGTCCGGTAATTGATCGTCAGTTCTTCCATGCGCCAGCGCCGTGCGACGTACGGGGACAGCACCTCGTGCCACGAACCGGCTCCCGCCGTCGAACCGGTCTGGGCGATGTCGCCGACCACCGTCATGGAACGACTCGGGCACCTGCGCATCAGCACGCGCCAGGCCATCGCGGACAGTTCCTGGGCCTCGTCGATGATGACGTGCCCGAAGGTCCAGGTGCGGTCACCCGCGGCTCGCTCCGCCGCCGTCATGTCGCTGTTCGTGCGATGCCGTTGCGCCAGCAGGTCGGCGTCGAGCACGTCGGAGACCCGCAGCTGCTCGGGGTCGATGATCTCCTCGTCCTGCTCCATGATGTGCAGCACGCCCTCGGCGTAGGCCAGTTCCTCGCGCTCCTGCTGTCGCTGTGCCCGCTGTTGTTCGGACTCGTCCTCGCCGAGCAGTTCGGCCAACTCGTCGAGCAGCGGTGCGTCCGAGGGAGTCCACTCGGCCCCGGGCTCACGCAGCAGTGCCTGCCGCTGCTGTTCGTCGAAGTACTTGCGGGCCGCCTTGCGCAGTCGTTCGGGCGAGGAGAGCAGCTCGCCGAGCAGCGTGGTCGGTTCGAGCTCGGGCCAGAGCCCTTCCAGGACCTCGCACACCCCCTGGTCGGCACGCAGTTCCGCGGAGATGTCGTCGATGTCGCGCTGGTCGAGCAGGTCCCTGCCGAGACGGTCGGCCACCTGCAACGCCAGCGCCGAGAACATCTCGCGGCGGAAGATCTTCCTGGCCTCGTTGTGCGACTTGCGCGATTTGCGGGCCTTGGTGCGTGCCTGACTGCACGTGCTCTTGTCGATGTGGAGCGGTTCGCGGTCGAACATCACCTCGACGTAGTTCTTGGGAACCTGCTGCCGCTCGCGCACCGCGTTGTTCAGGATCGAGACCATCTCCGAACGCCCCTTGAGCTCGGCGGCCTCGGCGGACTCCCGTCCGGTGGCCACCACGCCCGGGTACAGTTCCCCGACAGTGGACAGCAGCACACCGGTCTCCCCGAGAGAGGGAAGTACCTGCCCGATGTAGCGCAGGAACGTCGGGTTCGGGCCGACCACGAGCACGCCGCGCTTGGTCAGCTGTTGCCGGTAGGTGTAGAGCAGGTAGGCGGCCCGGTGCAGCGCGACGGCCGTCTTGCCCGTTCCGGGGCCACCCTGCACCACCAGCACGCCGTTCATGCCGCTGCGGATGATCCGGTCCTGCTCGGCCTGGATGGTGGCGACGATGTCGCCCATCTTCCCGGTGCGACGCTCGTCCAGGGCCGCGAGCAGTGTGGCCTCTCCCGCGAGACCGAGATGGCTGCTCTGATCGGCCGCGTCCAGGTCGAGGACCTCGTCCTCCAGGTCCGTGACGGTGCGTCTGGTGGTCCGTATGTGCCTACGGCGGACGACTCCGTCCCTGGAGGCAGCCGTGGCGAGGTAGAACGGCCGTGCGGCCGGAGCGCGCCAGTCGATGAGCAGCGGTGTGTACTCGTTCTCCTCGTCGAACAGCCCCAACCTGCCGATGTGAAAACGTTCACCACTGTCCAGGTCGAGCCTGCCGAAACACAACCCGTTCTCCACCGCGCTCAGCTGGGAGAGCTTGTCGATGTGCATCTTGGTGGAAATATCGCGTTCGGTGCGCGCCTGCGGGGTGCCACCGGTTTCGCGGAGCGTCTCGGCCAGACGCCTGCTGTTGTACTGGCGTAGCTCGTCGAGCTTGTCGTAGAGCATCGACACGTACTGCTGCTCGGCGGCGACGCTGTCGGTGTGGTCAAGTTCCCGATCGGCTCGGGTGTCGGACACGACTCCACCTCGTGCGGTCAAGAGCGTTGGGACAGGAAATGCGCCAAGTGGAGGCGCGGCGGTGTCGGATGCGAACACCGCGGCCCGCCAACAGGGCCGACGAACGAGTATACCTCGGTGGGGAGTGTGCTCGCCGGTGCGTGATCGTCGGCGCTGTGTGAAACGCGTGGTCCCGCGGCGGGAACCGCTGGGAGAAGCGGCCCTGACCGTGTGAGGAGCGCGACGACTATTCTGGGCCGCCGGAATGTGCACCTGCCGTGTTGGCGGCTCTCCTACGCCGTCACCGGGGTGCCCCTCGCGCGGTGACCGACCGGGCGAAGCTCGGGAGGTCCCGGGCGCGCATGGCGGCGAACGGAGCCAGGTTGAGCGGAGGACTGCACGGAAAGATCGTCGACGTTCTGGGGCGCGAGATCAGTGCCGGAACGCATCGGCCCGGTAGCGTGCTGCGGGGCGAGGATCTGGAGCAGCGTTTCGGCATATCCCGCAGTGTGGTGCGCGAGGTGGTGCGTACGCTCGCTTCGATCCGGCTCGTTGTGGGGCGTCAGCGGATCGGGATCGTGGTTCGGCCGCGTGAGGAGTGGAACACCTTCGATCCGATGCTGATCCGTTGGCTGCTGGAGGTCGACAGAACCAACCAGGTCAAGACCCTCGTGGAACTCCGCACCGCGGTCGAGCCGGTGGCGGCAGGCGCCGCGGCGCAGCGGGCCGATGCCGAGCAGGTGGCGGAGCTGGCGCGTCTCGCGACTCGGATGGGGGAACTCGCCTCGGCCGGGGCCTTGGAGGATTTCCTCGACGCCGATGTGGCTTTTCACTCCCTGGTGTTGAGGTCCTCGGGAAACGAGATGTTCGCCCAACTGCACGAGGTGGTGCGCGAGGTGCTGCGCTGGCGCACCGAGCAGGGACTGATGCCTGCTCGCCCCGAGCCGATGGCCATCGAGTTGCACGACGAGATCGCACGGTGCATCGGGGAGGGCGACGGCCGGCGTGCTGAGGACGCCACGAGGGAGCTGGTCGCCGAGGCGCTGCACGGGACGTTGGAGCTGCTGGAGACCCCTTCCGAGACGTGACCGCTCCGATCAGGACTGTTCCGACTGCTGCCCCGCGACCCACCCCGCGATCTGCGCCCGCGAGGTGAAGTCGAGCTTGGTGAGGATGTGCTGCACGTGTCCTTCCACCGTTCGCAGCGCGATGACCAGTCGTTCGGCTATTTCCTTGTTGGTGCGTCCCTGCGCCACGAGCTGGGCGATCTCCCGTTCCCGGCTCGTCAGCGGCATCGGGTGCACG
This genomic stretch from Actinopolyspora halophila DSM 43834 harbors:
- the lgt gene encoding prolipoprotein diacylglyceryl transferase → MTVALPTPATTHLANIPSPDRGVWFLGPVPIRAYALCIIVGIIIAIFWAERRWVARGGRKGAVTDIAVFAVPFGLVGGRLYHVITDYWRYFGADSPNPWWGIFQIWQGGLGIWGAVALGAVGAWIGCRRRGVPLPAFADAVAPGLVVAQAVGRLGNYFNQELYGGRTDLPWGLEIYQREPDPVTGVAVSDVPVEVVHPTFLYELLWNLLVALLIVWADRKFRMGHGRVFALYVAGYTAGRFWIEMMRTDPASTPFDLGIRVNVYVSALVFLLAVVYLLLSRRGREEPHLLLGKPMPGDPDYGTGNPVPQENGESGQQSGRGSVTEETFESERAGEDDPPDSSSEHGATGRPNRTE
- a CDS encoding ABC transporter ATP-binding protein, with protein sequence MSAVEINGLSAGYRDRTVVTDVSAGIESGGWLGVIGPNGSGKSTLLKAVLGLVEHTGRVLVDGRAVTGLRHRGRARSLGYAPQLPQLPVGLTVTDYVLLGRTPHTGLLGRETGADLDVVAEVLHRLDLTRMADRKLPTLSGGERQRAVLARALAQRTGVLLLDEPTTGLDVGHAQELLDLVDRLRHEQGTTVVTTLHDLTMAGQYAERLLLLDQGVVTAEGTPDEVLTAATLEKHYSARISVLRAPDGSPIVAPVRAATSRSAP
- a CDS encoding FecCD family ABC transporter permease, whose amino-acid sequence is MGELRAGPAVTDGSSGAPERGARPRRNTLRPVHVLCGLAVLVALTLLSVLIGAADLGWQRVLAEIGAQLTGGRSPLSEREAAILWQLRVPRVVLAALVGAALAVSGAAFQGVFRNPLADPYLLGAAAGAGLGVTVVVTTMPQVDLGSTGLAQVAAFGGALGGVGLTWLIGRSAGSDTATLVLAGVAVGAFLTAAQTFVQQLRVESLQRVYMWILGNLSTSGWDEVLVVLPTSALAAVVLCACSRLLDLLGTGDEEASALGVRPGRVRALVLVAASLATASAVSVAGLIGFVGLVVPHLVRLTAGGSYRVIVPLSLLFGGSFLVGGDMLARTVMAPAELPIGVVTAFTGAPFFALLLRTNRAR
- a CDS encoding ABC transporter substrate-binding protein, coding for MSRTIGLRRNAALLLTVFALLVPITSCASRPSSNEQSNSGNDSASAFPVKVELSGRQSVTLTEQPKRIVSLSPTATEVLYEIGAGEQVVAVDKNSDHPERAPRKEFSALDTSASAVSEYRPDLVIAQAGSADSLAEGLREIDVPVLLTPSAENLQDSYDQIKAVGRATGHGERATETVNRMRSQLDEVVERTPEPRGELTYYHEISPDHFTATSESFVGSVYRKFGLTNIADSAGEGKFPQLSAEKILRANPDVIFLADTGSAGVTKEKVSQRAGWNSLTAVREGRIHELDEDIASRWGPRVVELARAVSEAVDAAQQS
- a CDS encoding HelD family protein, whose translation is MSDTRADRELDHTDSVAAEQQYVSMLYDKLDELRQYNSRRLAETLRETGGTPQARTERDISTKMHIDKLSQLSAVENGLCFGRLDLDSGERFHIGRLGLFDEENEYTPLLIDWRAPAARPFYLATAASRDGVVRRRHIRTTRRTVTDLEDEVLDLDAADQSSHLGLAGEATLLAALDERRTGKMGDIVATIQAEQDRIIRSGMNGVLVVQGGPGTGKTAVALHRAAYLLYTYRQQLTKRGVLVVGPNPTFLRYIGQVLPSLGETGVLLSTVGELYPGVVATGRESAEAAELKGRSEMVSILNNAVRERQQVPKNYVEVMFDREPLHIDKSTCSQARTKARKSRKSHNEARKIFRREMFSALALQVADRLGRDLLDQRDIDDISAELRADQGVCEVLEGLWPELEPTTLLGELLSSPERLRKAARKYFDEQQRQALLREPGAEWTPSDAPLLDELAELLGEDESEQQRAQRQQEREELAYAEGVLHIMEQDEEIIDPEQLRVSDVLDADLLAQRHRTNSDMTAAERAAGDRTWTFGHVIIDEAQELSAMAWRVLMRRCPSRSMTVVGDIAQTGSTAGAGSWHEVLSPYVARRWRMEELTINYRTPSEIMSRAESLLSAMDVDLSVPTSVRSTGVQPYRLRVPEEELPTRVAEVTAKEMEAVDGGHVAVLLPARGFSEIGSSIVERIPEAAFGPRPEGLEAPVMVLTVDQAKGLEFDSVIVVEPQVLLSESARGINDVYVALTRSTTRLAVVHTGGLPAELRGLELAE
- a CDS encoding FadR/GntR family transcriptional regulator, whose translation is MAANGARLSGGLHGKIVDVLGREISAGTHRPGSVLRGEDLEQRFGISRSVVREVVRTLASIRLVVGRQRIGIVVRPREEWNTFDPMLIRWLLEVDRTNQVKTLVELRTAVEPVAAGAAAQRADAEQVAELARLATRMGELASAGALEDFLDADVAFHSLVLRSSGNEMFAQLHEVVREVLRWRTEQGLMPARPEPMAIELHDEIARCIGEGDGRRAEDATRELVAEALHGTLELLETPSET